In Gemmatimonadota bacterium, the following are encoded in one genomic region:
- a CDS encoding methyltransferase domain-containing protein gives MATKLDLGCGPFGKLEGAVGLDINDAAHVDVVHSLDDYPYPFDDAQFDHIEMSHILEHILQPSRAMDEVYRIARSGASIRIVTPHYSSQLSYGDLTHYHHFGYVTITQICRDGRFRMDECRLIFSDLYRVLGISLLANWFPRRWEKYLAFIFPGMYVEAKLTVVKP, from the coding sequence ATGGCGACCAAACTCGACCTGGGCTGCGGACCCTTCGGAAAGCTGGAAGGGGCCGTCGGCCTGGACATCAACGACGCGGCGCACGTGGACGTCGTGCACAGCCTGGACGACTACCCCTATCCCTTCGACGACGCGCAGTTCGATCATATCGAGATGTCCCATATCCTGGAGCACATCCTCCAGCCGTCCCGGGCCATGGACGAAGTGTATCGCATCGCGCGGTCCGGGGCGTCGATCCGCATCGTCACGCCCCACTACTCGTCGCAGCTGTCCTACGGCGACCTGACGCACTATCATCACTTCGGCTACGTGACGATCACCCAGATCTGCAGGGACGGGCGGTTTCGAATGGACGAATGCAGGCTGATCTTCAGTGACCTCTACCGGGTACTGGGCATAAGCCTGCTCGCCAACTGGTTTCCCCGCAGATGGGAGAAATACCTGGCGTTCATCTTCCCGGGCATGTACGTGGAGGCGAAGCTGACCGTGGTCAAGCCTTGA
- a CDS encoding glycosyltransferase family 9 protein yields MMWYPIEKRLKTRVLKWLASHPLGDRRAPPGEVDPDRIGRILIIRQHDQFGDFLLTTPAIRALRTRFPAAHLSLVVRAYLYPVAANNPDVDEVLLFHESGFRWRPRDIRSFIDLMRDPVDLAVVFNTVSHSLSSDLIAWLSGAPVVMGPETPTFDHLDHNPFYTINVPVHAEPRHQIQRNLDVVRYVGADTDDLSYRYAMTEEESAAGRAVIDGLAEDPGKPGGPVIAVHFGTGDARKRYPVEHLARVCDELAARRSARVLVIPAPGEEGLLRTLREAASSPLHGAPPLSLREVAGVIRAADLLVCNDTGVLHLAAAVETPTLSFHATSDPAYWKPPGARHRAFYAASQRIEEIPPDRVYREITAMIDDSGSAGTGEIIRV; encoded by the coding sequence ATGATGTGGTATCCTATCGAGAAACGGCTCAAGACCCGGGTGCTCAAATGGCTGGCCAGCCATCCCCTGGGCGATCGCCGCGCGCCGCCCGGTGAGGTCGATCCCGATCGCATCGGCCGGATCCTGATAATCCGGCAACACGACCAGTTCGGCGACTTCCTGCTTACCACCCCCGCGATCCGCGCGCTGCGGACGCGGTTTCCCGCCGCGCACCTTTCCCTGGTGGTCCGCGCCTACCTGTACCCCGTGGCCGCGAACAACCCGGATGTGGACGAGGTCCTGCTGTTCCACGAATCCGGTTTTCGGTGGCGGCCCCGGGACATCCGGTCCTTCATCGATCTCATGCGCGACCCCGTCGACCTCGCCGTCGTGTTCAACACAGTCTCCCACTCCCTGTCCAGCGACCTCATCGCCTGGCTTTCGGGCGCCCCCGTGGTCATGGGACCCGAAACGCCCACCTTCGACCACCTCGATCACAATCCCTTCTACACGATCAACGTACCCGTGCATGCTGAACCCAGGCACCAGATCCAGCGGAACCTGGACGTGGTGCGGTACGTGGGCGCCGATACGGACGACCTGTCCTACCGTTACGCCATGACAGAGGAGGAAAGCGCGGCCGGGCGGGCGGTGATCGATGGCCTGGCCGAGGATCCGGGGAAGCCCGGAGGTCCCGTGATCGCCGTCCATTTCGGCACCGGAGACGCGAGGAAGCGGTACCCCGTGGAGCACCTGGCACGGGTCTGCGATGAGTTGGCCGCGCGGCGATCCGCCCGGGTCCTGGTCATCCCCGCACCGGGAGAAGAAGGACTGCTTCGCACACTGCGCGAAGCGGCATCTTCTCCGTTGCACGGCGCACCGCCCCTGTCGCTGCGGGAGGTCGCCGGCGTGATCCGCGCCGCGGACCTGCTCGTATGCAACGACACCGGGGTCCTCCACCTGGCCGCCGCCGTGGAGACGCCTACCCTGTCCTTCCACGCTACCAGCGATCCGGCCTACTGGAAGCCGCCCGGCGCAAGGCACCGCGCCTTCTACGCGGCCAGTCAACGGATCGAGGAGATCCCGCCGGACCGCGTGTACCGCGAAATCACCGCCATGATCGACGATTCAGGCAGCGCCGGAACGGGCGAGATCATCCGGGTCTGA
- a CDS encoding DUF4212 domain-containing protein — protein sequence MHRYWRANIRIMAVLLGLWALAGLGAGILFADALNAYRISGTGFPLGFWFAHQGSIIVFVLLILAYCLYMNRLDNRHRRELETTRQEG from the coding sequence CTGCACCGCTACTGGCGGGCCAATATACGGATCATGGCCGTGCTGCTCGGGCTGTGGGCCCTGGCCGGACTGGGGGCCGGCATCCTGTTCGCCGACGCGCTCAACGCGTACCGCATATCCGGCACCGGCTTTCCCCTGGGATTCTGGTTCGCCCACCAGGGCAGCATCATCGTGTTCGTGCTGCTCATACTGGCCTACTGCCTGTACATGAACCGCCTGGACAACCGGCACCGCCGTGAACTCGAAACCACCAGGCAGGAAGGGTAG